From the Mycoplasmatota bacterium genome, one window contains:
- the frr gene encoding ribosome recycling factor — MPDTILFDAEERMEKAVESFRHELSTIRTGRASASVLDRITVDYYGAPTPINQTSSVTTPEARLLVVKPYDKSMVKAVEKAILSSDLGITPSNDGQVIRISFPQLTEERRKELAKRVHKYGEEAKVAVRNIRRDANDQLKKLEKNSTITEDDLKGYIEDVQTFTNDYTKKIDEYVEEKEKDILNV, encoded by the coding sequence ATGCCAGATACAATTTTATTTGATGCTGAAGAGAGAATGGAAAAAGCAGTAGAATCATTTCGTCATGAATTATCAACTATCAGAACAGGGCGAGCTAGTGCTAGTGTTTTAGACCGTATTACCGTAGATTATTACGGTGCACCAACACCAATTAATCAAACCTCATCAGTGACAACTCCTGAGGCACGTTTATTGGTAGTTAAACCTTATGACAAATCTATGGTAAAAGCTGTTGAAAAAGCAATTTTATCATCTGATTTAGGTATTACACCATCAAATGACGGACAAGTAATTCGGATTTCTTTTCCGCAATTAACAGAAGAAAGACGTAAAGAACTTGCTAAACGTGTTCACAAATATGGTGAAGAAGCAAAAGTAGCTGTTCGTAATATTAGACGTGATGCTAATGATCAATTAAAGAAATTAGAAAAAAATAGCACCATTACAGAAGATGATTTAAAAGGTTACATTGAAGATGTGCAAACATTTACAAATGATTATACGAAAAAAATAGACGAATATGTAGAAGAAAAAGAAAAAGATATTCTAAATGTATAA
- a CDS encoding dUTP diphosphatase (catalyzes the formation of dUMP from dUTP), which produces MRTRGFEIVNGYENESITIPMRQTLYSAGYDIEACETVEIAPNEVKLVKTGLKAYMLEDELLKLYIRSSMAINKGVMLANNVGIIDSDYYNNEKNNGHIIIPLYNFSNQLLIIYKGEKIAQGIFEKYLVVDKDTPNHQIRKGGFGSSNH; this is translated from the coding sequence ATGAGAACAAGAGGTTTTGAAATTGTTAATGGATATGAAAATGAATCAATTACGATTCCTATGCGACAAACCCTATATTCAGCTGGTTATGATATCGAAGCTTGTGAAACAGTTGAAATCGCACCGAATGAAGTAAAACTAGTCAAAACAGGTTTAAAAGCATACATGTTAGAGGATGAATTATTAAAACTCTATATTCGTTCTAGTATGGCAATTAATAAAGGTGTTATGTTAGCTAACAATGTTGGAATTATTGATAGTGATTACTATAATAATGAAAAAAATAATGGACATATTATAATCCCTTTATACAATTTTTCTAATCAATTGCTCATAATATATAAAGGTGAGAAAATAGCTCAAGGTATCTTTGAAAAATATTTAGTGGTTGACAAGGATACTCCCAACCACCAAATAAGAAAAGGTGGATTTGGAAGTAGTAATCACTAA
- a CDS encoding phosphatidate cytidylyltransferase, whose product MKQRVITGIVIILILIPIFLSKMLYDINHYIYILGFILAIIAMNEMISMKESEKNLPFEIHLLAYLSVIYISFYESLGDIFSFQVKESINILPYIIIILTIAMVLRKKFKIVDASFMLFAIFYIGLTFHSLVYYLLAENGMYVLLYLILIAMFTDTFAYFSGTLFGKHKLCPSISPKKTIEGSLGGTIIATILVSIYAIFSHKIDFLFDNSMIYIIGLTFVLSILSQFGDLAASVLKRHYKIKDYGNLFPGHGGVLDRLDSILFVSLTYYYITEFLTLVF is encoded by the coding sequence ATGAAGCAAAGAGTTATTACAGGTATTGTTATTATATTGATTTTAATTCCCATATTTTTATCAAAGATGTTGTATGATATCAACCATTATATATATATTTTAGGTTTTATTTTAGCGATTATTGCGATGAATGAAATGATTTCTATGAAGGAATCAGAAAAGAATCTACCATTTGAAATTCATTTATTAGCTTATTTATCAGTAATTTATATTAGCTTTTATGAAAGTTTGGGCGATATATTTTCATTTCAAGTTAAAGAAAGCATCAATATCTTACCATATATTATTATTATCTTAACCATTGCAATGGTTTTAAGAAAGAAATTTAAAATAGTCGATGCAAGCTTTATGTTATTTGCGATTTTTTATATTGGATTAACCTTCCATAGCTTAGTTTACTATTTATTAGCTGAAAATGGTATGTATGTGTTACTATATCTTATATTAATTGCGATGTTTACAGATACTTTTGCTTATTTTTCTGGTACCCTATTTGGAAAACATAAATTATGTCCATCGATAAGTCCTAAAAAGACAATTGAAGGTTCTTTAGGTGGAACAATTATTGCGACGATTTTAGTTTCAATTTATGCAATATTCTCTCATAAAATTGATTTTTTATTTGATAATTCAATGATATATATTATTGGATTAACTTTTGTTTTATCAATTTTATCGCAATTTGGTGATTTAGCTGCCTCTGTTTTAAAACGACATTATAAAATAAAAGATTATGGGAATTTATTTCCAGGACATGGTGGCGTATTAGACAGATTAGATAGTATATTATTTGTTTCTTTAACTTATTATTATATTACAGAATTTCTTACACTGGTGTTTTAG
- the rpsB gene encoding 30S ribosomal protein S2 yields the protein MAVVSMKQLLEAGVHFGHQTRRWNPKMEKYIYAKRNGIYIIDLQKSQAKIDEGYKLIFDIVKDGGKILFVGTKKQAQHAVREEAIRANQYYVNQRWLGGTLTNYATLKTRINRLFELEAMVEDGSISNYPKKEQILMKKELEKLQKFFNGIKDMNQLPSALFVIDPKKEKNAILEARKLHIPVFGIVDTNCDPDDLDFVIPANDDAIRAVKLILTVMANAAVEAQGGTIVRLNESRDRDRDRREERKDSQTKQVVEEKKETTEESAE from the coding sequence ATGGCAGTAGTTTCAATGAAACAATTATTAGAAGCTGGTGTTCATTTTGGACATCAAACACGTAGATGGAATCCAAAAATGGAAAAATACATCTATGCAAAACGTAATGGAATTTATATTATTGATTTACAAAAATCACAAGCTAAAATTGATGAAGGATACAAATTAATATTTGATATCGTCAAAGATGGTGGAAAAATATTATTTGTTGGGACAAAAAAACAAGCACAACACGCAGTAAGAGAAGAAGCGATTCGTGCAAATCAATATTATGTGAATCAACGTTGGCTTGGAGGAACTTTAACTAATTATGCAACACTTAAAACACGTATTAATCGTTTATTTGAGTTAGAAGCAATGGTTGAAGATGGTTCAATTTCAAATTACCCTAAAAAAGAACAAATTTTAATGAAAAAAGAATTAGAAAAATTGCAAAAATTCTTTAATGGAATTAAAGATATGAATCAATTACCAAGTGCGTTATTCGTTATCGATCCTAAAAAAGAAAAAAATGCGATTTTAGAAGCACGTAAGTTACATATTCCTGTATTTGGAATTGTTGATACAAACTGTGATCCTGACGATCTTGACTTTGTAATTCCAGCAAACGATGATGCTATTAGAGCTGTTAAATTAATATTAACAGTAATGGCAAACGCTGCTGTTGAAGCTCAAGGTGGCACTATAGTTCGTCTAAACGAAAGTAGAGACAGAGATCGTGACCGTAGAGAAGAAAGAAAAGATAGTCAAACTAAGCAAGTAGTTGAAGAGAAAAAGGAGACTACTGAGGAATCTGCAGAATAA
- a CDS encoding isoprenyl transferase produces the protein MLFKRFNKKSNIKLDISRLPKHIAFIMDGNGRWARRRGLPRTAGHNEGGKSLLKTLKACNDLGIEAMTVYAFSTENWSRPEEEVNYLMELPGRYIKNYLPKIKEANIKINFIGFIDQLSDNLKQEVDKAIDETKDNTGLIFTIALNYGSQDEIVQATKEIASACMNGAISVDQISKEYFSTKLMTYGLPDIDLLVRTSGEIRISNYLLWQIAYSELYFTKKYWPDFNEVDLRKAIFEYQKRNRRYGGLKGE, from the coding sequence ATGTTATTTAAACGTTTTAATAAAAAATCAAATATTAAATTAGATATAAGTAGACTTCCGAAGCATATCGCATTTATTATGGATGGAAACGGTCGTTGGGCAAGACGAAGAGGGTTGCCGAGAACTGCTGGTCATAATGAAGGAGGTAAGTCACTTCTTAAAACATTAAAGGCATGTAATGATTTAGGAATTGAAGCAATGACAGTTTATGCTTTTAGTACTGAAAATTGGTCTCGACCTGAAGAAGAAGTCAATTATTTAATGGAATTACCTGGTCGTTATATTAAAAATTATTTACCAAAAATTAAAGAAGCGAATATTAAGATTAATTTCATTGGTTTTATAGATCAATTATCTGATAATCTTAAGCAAGAGGTTGATAAAGCCATAGACGAAACAAAAGATAATACAGGTTTGATATTTACAATTGCGTTAAACTATGGTTCACAAGATGAAATCGTACAAGCTACTAAAGAAATCGCATCAGCGTGTATGAATGGAGCTATTTCAGTTGATCAAATATCTAAAGAATATTTTTCTACTAAATTAATGACCTACGGGCTACCGGATATTGATTTGCTGGTTAGAACAAGTGGCGAAATTAGAATTAGTAACTACTTATTATGGCAAATTGCCTATAGTGAATTATATTTTACGAAAAAGTATTGGCCTGATTTTAATGAAGTAGATTTAAGAAAGGCTATATTTGAATATCAAAAAAGAAATCGTCGTTATGGAGGTTTAAAAGGAGAATAA
- a CDS encoding elongation factor Ts: MTVTAKMVKELRDKTGAGMMDCKKALVACEGDMGEAIDWLREKGIAKAAKKAGRIAAEGLCEVVIEGNTAFLFELNSETDFVAKNDQFLNLLSKLGKILIEAKPADITEALSIEKEGKTVEAHVVEASAKIGEKLTLRRVTKVTKTDTQVFGTYKHMGGKIAVITVLEGDNPVAAKDIAMHVAAINPRYIDETGVNAADVEHERTMFTKEFENELANETNEKAKAAKMKRIPQIVEGKVNKWLKESCLVEQPFVKNPDVTVLQYTESNNSKVVQFIRFEVGEGIEKKVDNFAEEVRAQVRA; encoded by the coding sequence ATGACTGTTACAGCAAAAATGGTAAAAGAGCTACGCGATAAAACTGGTGCAGGTATGATGGATTGTAAAAAAGCATTAGTGGCTTGTGAAGGAGATATGGGAGAAGCTATTGATTGGTTGCGAGAAAAAGGAATCGCAAAAGCAGCGAAGAAAGCAGGTAGAATTGCGGCAGAAGGTTTGTGTGAAGTCGTAATCGAAGGTAATACTGCATTTTTATTTGAATTAAATTCAGAAACAGATTTTGTTGCTAAAAATGATCAGTTTTTAAATTTACTTAGTAAATTAGGTAAAATTCTAATTGAAGCAAAGCCAGCTGATATAACTGAAGCTTTATCCATTGAAAAAGAAGGAAAAACTGTAGAAGCTCATGTTGTAGAAGCGAGTGCTAAAATTGGTGAAAAATTGACTTTACGTCGTGTAACTAAAGTAACTAAAACAGATACTCAAGTTTTTGGTACCTATAAACATATGGGTGGAAAAATTGCGGTTATTACTGTTTTAGAAGGAGATAATCCTGTAGCTGCTAAAGATATCGCAATGCATGTGGCCGCTATTAATCCAAGATACATTGATGAAACAGGTGTTAATGCAGCTGATGTTGAACATGAAAGAACAATGTTTACAAAAGAATTTGAAAATGAATTAGCGAATGAAACCAATGAAAAAGCTAAAGCAGCTAAAATGAAACGTATTCCACAAATTGTTGAGGGTAAAGTAAATAAATGGTTAAAAGAATCTTGTTTAGTTGAACAACCATTTGTTAAAAATCCAGATGTAACAGTTTTACAATATACAGAAAGCAATAATAGTAAAGTCGTTCAGTTCATCCGTTTTGAAGTTGGTGAAGGAATCGAGAAGAAAGTAGATAACTTTGCAGAAGAAGTAAGGGCTCAAGTTCGTGCATAA
- the dxr gene encoding 1-deoxy-D-xylulose-5-phosphate reductoisomerase, translating to MKNIILLGATGSIGTQTLDVIAHNEEDYQLISIALGKNIKKAIEIIKKFRPLYVSVENECDANYLKNLFKEIEFGYGEEGLIKAATIDSNNSYETVVVTAVVGSVGLLPTIEAIKKGFTIALANKETLVTAGHIVCDLANKHQVNLLPVDSEHSAIFQSLNGENPKNIKQLIITASGGSFRDKSREDLKKVTLKEALNHPNWSMGSKITIDSATMMNKGFEVIEAHYLFQLPYERITTLLHKESVIHSMVEFVDTSIIAQLGTPDMRIPIQYALSYPERIELKQAKRLKLEEIALLHFNTMDFNRFPCLKYAYDAGNTGGSMPTVLNAANEAAVKLFLEGKISFLEIEKIIYESLEKHKVIKEPDLETILLLDKDTKKRILSTHLKGE from the coding sequence ATGAAGAATATAATACTACTTGGAGCGACTGGTTCGATTGGTACTCAAACACTTGATGTAATTGCACATAATGAAGAAGATTATCAATTAATTAGTATTGCTTTAGGTAAAAATATTAAAAAAGCGATAGAAATCATCAAAAAATTTAGGCCACTATATGTTAGTGTAGAGAATGAATGTGATGCAAACTACTTAAAGAATCTATTCAAAGAAATTGAATTTGGGTATGGTGAAGAGGGGCTAATAAAAGCAGCCACCATTGATTCTAATAATTCTTATGAAACGGTTGTTGTTACTGCTGTAGTCGGCTCAGTTGGTTTACTACCGACAATAGAAGCAATAAAAAAAGGTTTCACAATTGCCCTTGCCAATAAAGAAACTTTAGTAACAGCTGGTCATATTGTATGTGATTTGGCCAATAAACATCAGGTTAATTTATTACCAGTTGATAGTGAACATTCGGCCATATTTCAATCATTAAATGGTGAAAACCCCAAAAATATAAAGCAATTAATTATTACGGCAAGTGGTGGGTCATTTAGAGATAAATCAAGGGAAGATTTGAAAAAAGTTACCTTAAAAGAAGCTTTAAACCACCCTAACTGGTCAATGGGGAGTAAGATTACGATTGACTCAGCTACCATGATGAATAAGGGATTTGAAGTAATTGAAGCGCATTATTTATTTCAATTACCTTATGAAAGAATTACAACTCTATTACATAAAGAAAGTGTTATTCATTCTATGGTTGAATTTGTTGATACTTCAATTATTGCCCAGTTAGGAACCCCGGATATGAGGATTCCAATACAGTATGCACTTTCTTACCCTGAGAGAATTGAATTAAAACAAGCGAAAAGACTTAAACTAGAAGAAATAGCCTTACTTCATTTTAATACAATGGATTTTAATCGATTTCCATGTTTGAAATATGCTTATGATGCTGGAAATACAGGCGGTAGTATGCCAACAGTTTTAAATGCAGCAAATGAAGCAGCAGTAAAACTATTCTTAGAAGGAAAAATAAGTTTTTTAGAAATTGAAAAAATTATCTATGAATCCTTAGAAAAACATAAAGTGATTAAGGAACCAGACCTAGAAACAATATTATTACTTGATAAAGATACAAAAAAAAGGATTTTATCCACTCATCTGAAAGGAGAATAA
- the rseP gene encoding RIP metalloprotease RseP — protein sequence MSFLLYFIIFIFVLGIIVLIHEFGHFLFARRAGILCHEFSIGMGPALYKIKRGETTYAIRAIPLGGYVSMAGEDPETEKIKKGKVVYLEMVGNAVKNIYLYKPQDVKVTYAKVIDFDLYGKEGNNLYIHYEGESGETHFVTVARDAYYQLNKGLEMQIAPYDRCFESKSWINRFLTVVAGAGFNFILAIIVFIVVNLTTGVAVTQPIIGSVSDNSPAELVGLQENDEIVKMAIDDEVAISIDSWDDISTFMRNYENGVIKITVKRDGELLPAPLEVRPELFIATIGIKSTNNLSNTIIGGVSLNSNADKEGLKSGDEIIKISGTLNDDKNTKQVENTFIEASKANNDLNNWTDISNVLENFYLSEKINITVLRDGTTHTFTVQSIKALESANVTQAMVGITHKTEFNFFKSIGYGVKDTLNVIGSIFQTLDMLFNNKNVSIRDLSGPVGIYDMTKTFAMAGFIALLSWVGFISANIGFVNLLPLPALDGGRLLFLLIEGIVRRPINRKIEGYIHTVGFILFMLLFLFITFNDIIRIRG from the coding sequence ATGAGCTTTTTATTATATTTCATCATTTTTATTTTTGTCTTAGGGATTATCGTCCTAATTCATGAGTTCGGACATTTTCTATTTGCGAGAAGAGCAGGGATATTATGTCATGAATTTTCAATTGGGATGGGACCTGCTTTGTACAAAATAAAACGTGGAGAAACAACTTATGCCATTCGAGCAATTCCTTTAGGAGGATATGTTTCGATGGCGGGAGAGGACCCAGAAACAGAAAAAATTAAAAAAGGTAAAGTTGTTTATTTAGAAATGGTAGGAAATGCGGTTAAAAATATTTATTTATATAAACCCCAAGATGTAAAAGTAACTTATGCTAAAGTGATTGATTTTGACTTATATGGTAAAGAAGGAAATAATTTATATATACACTATGAAGGTGAATCTGGTGAAACCCATTTTGTAACAGTTGCACGCGATGCCTATTATCAGTTAAATAAAGGGTTGGAAATGCAAATTGCTCCATATGACCGCTGTTTTGAGTCTAAATCATGGATTAATCGTTTTTTAACAGTTGTTGCTGGTGCGGGATTTAATTTTATTTTAGCAATCATTGTTTTTATTGTTGTTAATTTAACAACAGGCGTTGCTGTAACCCAACCTATCATTGGAAGTGTATCAGATAATTCACCAGCTGAACTAGTAGGTTTACAGGAAAATGATGAAATTGTTAAAATGGCAATTGATGATGAAGTTGCAATATCTATTGATAGTTGGGATGACATATCAACATTTATGAGAAATTACGAAAATGGTGTCATCAAAATTACCGTTAAAAGAGATGGAGAATTATTACCAGCTCCACTTGAAGTAAGACCAGAATTATTTATTGCGACGATTGGTATAAAGAGTACCAATAATTTATCAAATACGATTATTGGTGGTGTATCACTTAATTCAAATGCTGATAAAGAAGGCTTAAAATCTGGTGATGAAATCATTAAAATATCTGGTACTTTAAATGATGACAAAAATACTAAACAGGTTGAAAATACATTTATAGAAGCAAGTAAAGCAAATAATGACTTAAATAATTGGACAGATATCTCTAATGTATTAGAAAACTTCTATTTATCTGAAAAAATTAATATTACAGTTTTAAGAGATGGTACTACTCATACCTTTACTGTTCAATCAATAAAAGCACTAGAATCAGCAAATGTCACTCAAGCTATGGTTGGAATTACACATAAAACAGAATTTAATTTTTTCAAGTCTATCGGCTATGGGGTTAAAGATACCCTTAATGTAATTGGTTCTATATTTCAAACATTAGATATGCTTTTTAATAATAAAAATGTGAGTATTCGTGATTTATCTGGTCCTGTGGGAATATATGATATGACTAAAACATTTGCGATGGCAGGATTCATAGCGTTATTAAGTTGGGTCGGATTTATTAGTGCTAATATTGGTTTTGTTAACTTATTACCTTTACCAGCACTTGATGGTGGTCGATTACTTTTCTTATTGATAGAAGGAATTGTTAGAAGACCAATTAATCGAAAAATAGAAGGATATATCCATACAGTAGGTTTTATCTTATTTATGCTTTTATTTTTATTTATCACATTTAATGATATTATTAGAATTCGAGGATAG
- the pyrH gene encoding UMP kinase — translation MDNKHYKRVILKLSGEALSGDKKVGIDPITVKEIAMEIKDAYSTGVQIGIIVGGGNIWRGKSASEMGMERASADYMGMLATVMNALALQNALESIGVDTRAMTSISMEAVAEPYIRRRAIRHLEKGRIVIFGGGTGNPYFSTDTTAALRAAEIDAEAILMAKNRVDGVYDSDPVINPNAKKYEVLTFLELLNRNLGVMDSTAASLCMDNNIDVVLFNMNTKGNIKKAVEGQKIGTTVKGR, via the coding sequence ATGGATAATAAACATTATAAACGGGTCATATTAAAATTAAGTGGCGAAGCTTTAAGTGGTGATAAAAAGGTTGGAATTGATCCAATTACTGTTAAAGAAATCGCTATGGAAATTAAAGATGCTTATTCTACTGGTGTTCAAATAGGAATTATTGTTGGTGGTGGCAATATTTGGCGTGGAAAATCAGCAAGTGAAATGGGTATGGAACGAGCGAGCGCTGATTATATGGGGATGTTAGCTACTGTTATGAATGCGTTAGCCTTACAAAACGCTTTAGAATCAATTGGTGTTGATACCCGTGCGATGACTTCAATTAGTATGGAAGCAGTTGCAGAACCATATATTCGTCGACGTGCGATTAGACATTTAGAAAAAGGCCGAATCGTTATTTTTGGCGGTGGAACTGGGAATCCTTATTTTTCTACCGATACAACTGCAGCACTTCGTGCTGCTGAAATTGACGCTGAAGCGATACTAATGGCAAAAAATCGCGTAGATGGCGTTTATGATAGTGACCCAGTTATTAATCCAAATGCAAAAAAATACGAAGTTCTTACTTTTTTAGAATTATTAAATCGTAATCTAGGTGTTATGGATTCAACAGCAGCATCATTATGTATGGATAATAATATTGATGTTGTTCTGTTTAATATGAATACAAAAGGAAATATCAAAAAGGCAGTTGAAGGCCAAAAAATAGGTACTACAGTGAAAGGGAGATGA